The Solibacillus sp. FSL R7-0682 genome includes a window with the following:
- the gcvT gene encoding glycine cleavage system aminomethyltransferase GcvT, with product MTNGLKRTPLFDEYAKYGGKTIDFGGWELPVQFSSIKEEHDAVRNRAGLFDVSHMGEIFVEGPDALPFLQKMLSNDVSKISVGGAQYSALCYETGGVVDDLLTYRLDDNRYLLCVNAANIEKDFAWLQQHLEGNVTITNESANYAQIALQGPLSEEVLQTLTETDLSTIKYFKFQDNVSVAGHSVLVSRSGYTGEDGFEIYGMPEAIVDLWNKILEAGKEKGVIAAGLGARDTLRFESCLPLYGQELSKDISPLEAGIGFAVKLAKDPQFIGQQALIEQKEKGLTRKLVGVEMIDKGIPRHGYKVLKDGIEIGEVTTGTQSPMTKRNIGLALIDAKFAEVGIEVEIEIRKNKAKAIIVETPFYKRSK from the coding sequence ATGACAAATGGATTAAAACGTACACCACTTTTTGATGAGTATGCAAAGTATGGTGGAAAAACAATTGATTTTGGAGGCTGGGAGTTACCAGTACAATTCAGTTCGATTAAAGAAGAACATGATGCAGTACGTAATCGTGCTGGCCTTTTTGATGTTTCACATATGGGCGAAATTTTTGTTGAAGGCCCAGATGCACTTCCTTTTTTACAAAAAATGTTATCGAATGATGTATCTAAAATTTCGGTTGGCGGTGCACAATACAGTGCACTTTGCTATGAAACAGGCGGTGTTGTAGACGATTTATTAACTTATCGTTTAGACGATAACCGTTATTTACTTTGTGTAAATGCTGCAAATATTGAAAAAGACTTTGCATGGTTACAACAACATCTAGAAGGTAACGTTACAATAACAAATGAATCTGCAAATTATGCACAAATTGCCCTACAAGGTCCGTTATCGGAAGAAGTACTTCAAACATTAACGGAAACAGACCTTTCAACAATCAAATATTTCAAATTCCAGGATAATGTGTCTGTTGCTGGACATAGTGTACTTGTATCTCGCTCTGGTTACACAGGAGAAGACGGCTTTGAAATTTACGGCATGCCTGAGGCTATTGTAGACCTTTGGAACAAAATTTTGGAAGCAGGTAAGGAAAAAGGCGTTATCGCAGCAGGTCTAGGTGCTCGCGATACATTGCGTTTTGAAAGTTGTCTCCCATTATATGGCCAGGAATTATCAAAAGATATTTCCCCACTTGAAGCAGGCATTGGCTTTGCTGTGAAATTAGCAAAAGATCCTCAATTTATCGGGCAACAGGCTTTAATTGAGCAAAAGGAAAAAGGATTAACACGAAAATTAGTTGGAGTGGAAATGATTGATAAAGGCATTCCACGTCATGGCTATAAAGTATTAAAAGATGGAATTGAAATCGGTGAAGTAACGACTGGTACACAATCCCCAATGACAAAACGTAATATCGGTTTAGCTTTAATTGACGCAAAATTTGCGGAAGTTGGAATTGAAGTAGAAATTGAAATTCGCAAAAATAAAGCAAAAGCGATAATTGTTGAAACACCATTTTATAAACGCAGTAAATAA
- the gcvPB gene encoding aminomethyl-transferring glycine dehydrogenase subunit GcvPB has translation MHNENQTLIFEVTKEGRVGYNLEPLDVPDFDLNDLLPKELVRQEPAELPEVSELDIMRHYTALSRRNHGVDSGFYPLGSCTMKYNPKINETVARYAGFSHIHPLQDETTVQGAMELLYDLQTSLEEITGMDEVTLQPAAGAHGEWTALMMIRAFHEANGEGHRNKVIVPDSAHGTNPASATVAGFETITIKSGEDGLVDLDDLRRVVGPDTAALMLTNPNTLGLFEENILEMAEIVHGVGGKVYYDGANLNAVMSKARPGDMGFDCVHLNLHKTFTGPHGGGGPGSGPVGVKADLIPFLPKPVLVKKEDGSFHFDYNRPQSIGRVKPFYGNFGINVRAYTYIRTMGPDGLKAVTEYAVLNANYMMRRLEEHFDLPFNRHCKHEFVLSGRRQKKLGVRTLDIAKRLLDFGYHPPTVYFPLNVEEGIMIEPTETESKETLDAFCDAMIQIAQETIDNPTLVQEAPHTTVVNRLDETRAARTPILRYTKQEA, from the coding sequence ATGCATAACGAAAACCAAACACTCATTTTTGAAGTGACAAAAGAAGGTCGTGTAGGGTACAATCTTGAGCCACTTGATGTGCCAGATTTCGATTTAAACGATTTATTACCGAAAGAATTAGTACGTCAAGAGCCGGCAGAACTTCCAGAAGTTTCTGAACTGGATATTATGCGTCACTATACAGCATTATCACGTCGTAACCACGGTGTTGACTCAGGCTTCTATCCATTAGGTTCTTGTACGATGAAATACAACCCAAAAATTAATGAAACGGTTGCACGCTATGCGGGCTTCTCACATATTCACCCTTTACAAGATGAAACGACTGTACAAGGCGCAATGGAATTATTATATGATCTTCAAACATCACTTGAAGAAATTACAGGGATGGATGAAGTAACATTACAACCAGCAGCAGGTGCACACGGAGAATGGACAGCACTAATGATGATTCGTGCATTCCATGAAGCAAATGGTGAAGGTCACCGTAATAAAGTAATTGTGCCTGACTCAGCGCACGGTACAAACCCAGCTTCTGCAACAGTAGCAGGCTTTGAAACGATTACAATTAAATCAGGCGAAGATGGATTAGTGGATTTAGATGACTTACGTCGTGTCGTAGGCCCAGATACAGCAGCATTAATGCTAACAAATCCGAATACACTTGGTTTATTTGAGGAAAACATTTTAGAAATGGCAGAAATCGTTCATGGTGTTGGTGGTAAAGTATACTATGACGGTGCAAATTTAAATGCTGTTATGAGTAAGGCACGTCCTGGCGATATGGGCTTTGACTGTGTACACTTAAATTTGCACAAAACATTCACAGGTCCACACGGTGGCGGTGGTCCAGGTTCTGGTCCAGTAGGGGTGAAGGCAGATTTAATTCCTTTCTTACCAAAGCCAGTATTAGTGAAAAAAGAAGATGGCTCATTCCACTTTGATTACAACCGTCCGCAATCAATCGGACGTGTGAAACCATTCTATGGAAACTTTGGCATTAATGTACGTGCTTATACGTACATTCGTACGATGGGTCCAGACGGCTTAAAAGCAGTAACTGAATATGCTGTTTTAAATGCAAACTATATGATGCGTCGCTTAGAAGAACACTTCGATCTTCCGTTCAACCGTCATTGTAAGCATGAATTCGTATTATCAGGTCGTCGTCAAAAGAAACTAGGTGTTCGTACACTTGATATTGCTAAACGCCTTTTAGACTTTGGCTACCACCCACCAACTGTGTACTTCCCGTTAAACGTAGAAGAGGGAATTATGATTGAACCAACTGAGACGGAATCGAAAGAAACGTTAGATGCATTCTGTGATGCGATGATTCAAATTGCGCAAGAAACAATTGATAATCCAACATTAGTACAAGAGGCACCGCATACAACTGTCGTCAATCGACTAGATGAAACACGTGCTGCTCGTACACCGATTTTACGCTATACGAAGCAAGAAGCGTAA
- a CDS encoding SDR family NAD(P)-dependent oxidoreductase: MRLKDKVVIITGGAGGIATGMALAMAKEGAILALVDVNEEAGKIVEAKVQQFSPKSTFLVGNLFDVENLPNIIESVVKKYGKLDVLVNNAHASKQKPFEEITQEDFDLSFGTGFYPTFYLMKAALPYLKETQGSVINFASGAGLNGQPTQTAYAAAKEAIRAISRVAANEWGKFNINVNLISPIAKSPAVEKWAEAFPEMYEASLTSIPLGRWGEPEEDIGRVAVFLASDDARYITGQTFMVDGGSIQLR, encoded by the coding sequence ATGCGTTTAAAAGATAAAGTTGTCATTATTACTGGAGGTGCTGGTGGTATTGCTACTGGTATGGCTCTAGCTATGGCCAAAGAAGGTGCTATTTTAGCATTAGTAGATGTTAATGAAGAAGCGGGGAAAATTGTAGAAGCAAAAGTTCAGCAATTTTCACCAAAGTCAACGTTTTTAGTTGGCAATTTATTTGATGTAGAAAATTTACCAAACATCATTGAATCCGTTGTTAAAAAGTATGGTAAATTAGACGTATTAGTAAATAATGCGCATGCATCGAAACAAAAACCATTTGAAGAAATTACACAAGAAGATTTTGATCTTTCATTTGGTACAGGTTTTTACCCAACCTTTTATTTAATGAAAGCTGCCCTTCCTTACCTTAAGGAAACTCAAGGTTCAGTCATTAATTTTGCGTCTGGTGCCGGATTAAATGGTCAACCAACACAAACAGCCTACGCTGCTGCAAAAGAAGCAATTCGTGCAATTTCACGTGTTGCAGCAAATGAATGGGGTAAATTTAACATCAATGTGAATTTAATTAGCCCGATTGCCAAAAGTCCTGCTGTTGAAAAATGGGCTGAAGCATTCCCAGAAATGTATGAAGCTAGCCTGACATCAATTCCATTAGGCCGTTGGGGCGAACCCGAAGAAGATATCGGTCGAGTGGCAGTATTCTTAGCTTCTGATGACGCACGATACATTACAGGACAAACATTTATGGTTGATGGTGGTTCGATTCAATTGCGCTAG
- a CDS encoding metal ABC transporter substrate-binding protein, which translates to MRGNLFVLTVFLLFVLVGCSQQETLTKEADNSNNHLGGDASDLDIPSKESILKVGYPKNENGQTYGPDISGLNPGELGVPDLILAQGENGIIGYAKKVELEGPKPKTPEEALKLNNLPPRAVPLYAVDGETIIGEFWIGK; encoded by the coding sequence ATGAGGGGAAATTTATTTGTGTTAACAGTATTTTTGTTATTTGTATTAGTTGGTTGTTCACAACAAGAAACATTAACAAAGGAAGCAGATAACAGTAACAATCATTTAGGGGGAGATGCTTCAGATTTAGATATACCTTCTAAGGAAAGTATTTTAAAAGTGGGTTATCCAAAAAATGAAAATGGGCAAACCTACGGACCTGATATTTCAGGCTTAAATCCTGGTGAACTTGGAGTACCTGATTTAATATTGGCACAAGGTGAGAACGGTATAATAGGGTATGCAAAAAAAGTAGAATTGGAAGGACCGAAGCCAAAAACCCCTGAAGAAGCACTTAAACTAAATAATCTTCCTCCAAGAGCAGTTCCTTTGTATGCTGTTGATGGAGAGACTATTATTGGTGAGTTTTGGATAGGTAAATAG
- a CDS encoding MarR family winged helix-turn-helix transcriptional regulator, with amino-acid sequence MDKPKFYELINMVEQVNNASIIRYTEGFKQPIGISLIIVLSEIRKLGKCQPVELAKKLGYSKSSISTIINKLITASYIEQATDVHDRRKMYLHITECGMNILREAESLGQQYYESVYGILTEEELLQYINIQKKLLQQINSSK; translated from the coding sequence ATGGATAAACCAAAATTTTATGAATTAATTAATATGGTAGAGCAAGTAAATAATGCGAGTATTATTCGATACACGGAAGGATTTAAGCAACCGATTGGGATTTCACTAATTATTGTACTTAGTGAAATTCGCAAACTCGGTAAATGTCAGCCCGTTGAGTTAGCAAAAAAATTAGGCTACTCAAAAAGCAGCATTTCTACCATTATTAATAAGTTAATTACTGCTAGCTATATTGAACAAGCAACAGATGTACACGATCGAAGAAAGATGTATCTTCATATTACTGAATGTGGGATGAATATATTACGTGAAGCAGAAAGTCTTGGTCAACAATACTATGAATCAGTCTATGGTATTCTTACCGAGGAAGAATTACTTCAGTACATTAATATTCAAAAAAAGTTACTACAACAAATTAACAGTTCAAAATAG
- a CDS encoding vitamin B12-dependent ribonucleotide reductase, whose protein sequence is MASVVEQTIPVDQLNQDIKEFPQVHPITPDMHITHKGVSRLVMIDRYSFKDTEKKTLKAGDFVVLTVKQDPKFPARGLGIVQSIDHENKTASILIEEDYRHVLEPDEQVTGIIVRSLDIIEKPLEIYYEQIAKRNATGLASVEKTPEKRQEWFEKFYEQLVKLNFIPAGRVIYGAGSETEVTFFNCYVMPFVADSREGISDHRKQVMEIMSRGGGVGTNGSTLRPRNTLARGVNGKSSGSVSWLDDIAKLTHLVEQGGSRRGAQMIMLADWHPDIVEFIISKMQNPRILRYLIENTTDESIIRLAKEKLKFKPLTQQEDAMYQGIVNYKNIEGFGGFNESIIRDAEMKLRDGGTYSVHNPEFLTGANISVTLTKEFMHAVETDSDFPLRFPDVANYTPEQMKDYNEKWHEVGDVREWEKLGYPVRTYRTIKAKDLWNLINICATYAAEPGIFFIDNANDMTNAKAYGQQVVATNPCGEQPLAPYSVCNLAAVNLAQFANKETKTVDFDALRKTVKVGVRMQDNVIDATPYFLEDNKKQALGERRVGLGVMGLADLLIYCEKEYGSEEGNQLVDEIFKTIAIAAYEQSIELATERGSFPFLEGETGEETARLREAFINTGFMKKMPEHIREGIIASGIRNSHLLTVAPTGSTGTMVGVATGLEPYFSFTYYRSGRLGKFIEVKAEIVKEYLDANPGVDENNLPSWFKSSMELSAEAHADVQCIIQNWIDSSISKTVNAPKGYGVEQVQQVYERLYKGGAKGGTVYVDGSRDTQVLTLKAEESHSDEQLEFEELKQAEEQVKRQVVLVDTIKPLTDTDVTIGSEVGNTCPVCRQGTVEEMGGCNTCTNCGAQLKCGL, encoded by the coding sequence ATGGCAAGTGTAGTAGAGCAAACCATCCCAGTCGATCAATTAAATCAAGATATTAAGGAATTTCCGCAAGTGCATCCAATTACACCGGATATGCACATTACCCATAAAGGGGTATCTCGTCTTGTAATGATCGACCGTTATTCTTTTAAGGACACGGAAAAGAAAACATTAAAAGCAGGTGATTTTGTTGTACTAACTGTAAAACAAGATCCGAAATTCCCTGCTCGTGGGTTAGGCATTGTACAATCAATCGACCACGAAAACAAAACCGCATCAATTTTAATAGAAGAAGATTATCGTCATGTGCTAGAACCGGACGAGCAAGTAACGGGTATTATTGTCCGTTCACTTGATATTATCGAAAAACCATTAGAAATTTATTATGAGCAAATTGCTAAACGTAATGCAACAGGGCTAGCTTCAGTAGAAAAAACACCAGAGAAACGTCAAGAATGGTTTGAAAAATTTTACGAGCAACTTGTAAAATTAAATTTCATTCCAGCTGGTCGCGTAATTTACGGTGCTGGCTCTGAAACGGAAGTTACATTCTTTAACTGTTATGTTATGCCATTTGTGGCTGATTCTCGTGAGGGCATTAGTGATCACCGTAAGCAAGTAATGGAAATTATGAGTCGCGGCGGTGGTGTTGGGACAAACGGTTCAACACTTCGACCACGTAATACGTTAGCGCGCGGTGTAAATGGTAAATCATCAGGTTCTGTTAGCTGGTTAGATGATATTGCAAAGCTAACACATCTAGTTGAACAAGGTGGTTCAAGACGCGGTGCTCAAATGATTATGTTAGCGGATTGGCATCCAGATATCGTTGAATTCATCATTTCAAAAATGCAAAATCCACGTATTTTACGTTATTTAATCGAAAATACAACAGATGAATCAATTATCCGTTTAGCAAAAGAAAAATTAAAATTCAAGCCTTTAACACAGCAAGAAGATGCAATGTATCAAGGTATTGTAAACTATAAAAACATCGAAGGCTTCGGTGGGTTTAACGAATCGATTATCCGTGATGCAGAAATGAAGCTTCGTGATGGTGGAACATATTCGGTGCATAACCCAGAGTTTTTAACGGGCGCTAATATTTCAGTTACATTAACGAAAGAGTTTATGCATGCAGTTGAAACGGATAGTGACTTCCCATTACGCTTCCCAGATGTTGCAAACTACACACCAGAGCAAATGAAGGATTACAACGAAAAATGGCATGAAGTAGGCGATGTTCGTGAATGGGAAAAGCTAGGCTATCCAGTACGTACATACCGCACAATTAAAGCAAAGGATCTTTGGAATTTAATTAATATTTGTGCGACTTATGCTGCGGAGCCAGGAATTTTCTTTATCGATAATGCAAACGATATGACAAATGCAAAAGCATATGGTCAACAGGTTGTAGCAACGAATCCGTGTGGTGAACAACCTCTTGCGCCATACTCAGTATGTAACTTAGCTGCAGTGAACTTAGCGCAGTTTGCAAATAAAGAAACAAAAACAGTTGATTTTGATGCGTTACGTAAAACTGTAAAAGTTGGCGTACGTATGCAAGACAACGTTATTGATGCAACACCTTACTTCTTAGAAGATAACAAAAAGCAAGCACTAGGCGAACGCCGTGTAGGTCTTGGCGTTATGGGACTTGCTGACTTACTAATTTATTGTGAAAAAGAATACGGTTCAGAAGAGGGCAATCAGCTTGTCGATGAAATCTTTAAAACAATTGCAATCGCTGCATATGAACAATCGATTGAATTAGCAACAGAGCGCGGAAGCTTCCCATTCTTAGAAGGTGAAACAGGCGAAGAAACAGCTCGTTTACGTGAAGCATTTATTAATACTGGCTTTATGAAAAAAATGCCAGAGCATATTCGAGAAGGGATTATCGCAAGTGGTATCCGTAACTCGCATTTATTAACAGTTGCTCCTACAGGAAGCACAGGTACAATGGTTGGCGTGGCAACAGGTCTAGAGCCATACTTCAGCTTTACTTACTACCGTTCAGGTCGTTTAGGTAAATTTATTGAAGTAAAAGCAGAAATCGTAAAAGAGTACTTAGATGCAAATCCAGGTGTAGATGAAAACAATTTACCAAGTTGGTTCAAATCGTCCATGGAACTATCTGCAGAAGCCCATGCGGATGTACAATGCATCATCCAAAACTGGATTGACTCATCAATTTCTAAAACTGTAAATGCACCAAAAGGCTACGGTGTAGAACAAGTACAACAAGTGTACGAGCGTCTATACAAAGGCGGCGCTAAAGGTGGTACGGTATATGTAGATGGCTCTCGTGATACACAAGTATTAACGTTAAAAGCAGAAGAATCTCATTCAGATGAGCAATTAGAATTTGAAGAATTAAAGCAAGCTGAAGAACAAGTGAAGCGCCAAGTCGTATTAGTGGATACAATTAAGCCATTAACAGATACTGACGTAACAATTGGCTCTGAAGTTGGTAATACTTGCCCAGTTTGCCGTCAAGGTACGGTAGAGGAAATGGGCGGCTGTAACACATGTACAAACTGTGGTGCACAGCTTAAATGTGGTTTATAA
- a CDS encoding shikimate kinase, translated as MRKIYLVGFMGCGKSAIGRRLSYFLKMPYYDMDHEIVRQQGMSIPEIFEKYGEQRFREIETEFLKNFRDEACIIATGGGVAMKEENRRIMRRSGLVFFLDARFDDIYVRIKNDKNRPIVQKSTEQDLEELYNTRRKFYREAGHIQVLTANRTLRQIVEYIGFQVNRLKGE; from the coding sequence ATGCGAAAAATATATTTAGTTGGTTTTATGGGCTGTGGGAAAAGTGCTATTGGAAGACGATTAAGCTATTTCTTAAAAATGCCCTATTATGATATGGATCACGAGATTGTACGGCAGCAAGGAATGTCGATCCCTGAAATTTTTGAAAAATATGGTGAACAACGCTTTCGTGAAATCGAAACGGAGTTTTTAAAAAATTTCCGAGATGAAGCATGTATTATCGCTACAGGTGGCGGGGTTGCAATGAAAGAAGAAAATCGGCGAATTATGCGCAGAAGTGGGCTTGTATTTTTTTTAGATGCACGATTTGACGATATTTATGTGCGTATTAAAAATGATAAAAACCGTCCAATCGTACAAAAGTCGACCGAACAAGACTTGGAAGAACTATATAACACGAGACGCAAATTTTATCGTGAAGCTGGACATATACAAGTATTAACAGCAAACCGTACACTTCGTCAAATTGTAGAATATATTGGTTTTCAAGTAAATCGACTAAAAGGCGAATAA
- a CDS encoding lipoate--protein ligase family protein has product MALDEALLDWHSEGSIPPVIRFYEWNPATLSIGYFQQVARDINMETINEKNLGFVRRPTGGRAVLHDQELTYSVIVSENYPEMPASVTEAYRVISEGLLLGFQKLGLEAYFSVPDTQEKLDDLKKPKSAVCFDAPSWYELVVEGKKVAGSAQTRQKGVILQHGAILLDLDEELLLSVFNFDSEISKEKMRQKLPEKAVAINQLTEIKFTIEQCMEAFSKGFEEALQIKLIPYKLTNEQLQYVQEIERKKYLTDEWNFKK; this is encoded by the coding sequence ATGGCCTTGGATGAAGCGTTACTTGATTGGCATAGTGAAGGTAGTATACCACCAGTCATTCGATTTTATGAATGGAATCCTGCGACACTTTCAATCGGTTATTTTCAGCAAGTTGCACGTGATATTAATATGGAGACGATTAATGAGAAAAATTTAGGTTTTGTACGCCGTCCAACAGGTGGACGAGCAGTTTTACATGATCAAGAACTTACTTATTCGGTAATCGTATCAGAAAACTATCCAGAAATGCCTGCAAGCGTCACAGAAGCATATCGTGTCATTAGTGAGGGTCTTTTATTGGGATTCCAAAAACTAGGCTTAGAAGCGTATTTTAGCGTACCTGATACGCAAGAAAAATTAGATGATTTGAAAAAACCAAAAAGCGCGGTTTGTTTTGATGCACCGAGCTGGTATGAACTTGTTGTTGAAGGTAAAAAAGTAGCGGGTAGTGCGCAAACACGTCAAAAAGGTGTTATTTTACAACATGGTGCCATCTTATTAGATTTAGATGAAGAGTTATTACTTTCAGTTTTTAATTTTGATTCTGAAATATCGAAAGAAAAGATGCGCCAAAAGTTACCAGAAAAAGCAGTAGCCATTAATCAATTAACAGAAATAAAATTTACAATAGAACAATGTATGGAAGCATTCTCAAAAGGATTTGAAGAAGCACTACAAATTAAACTCATTCCGTATAAGTTAACAAATGAACAGTTACAATATGTTCAAGAAATTGAACGAAAAAAGTATTTGACAGATGAATGGAATTTCAAAAAATAA
- a CDS encoding rhodanese-like domain-containing protein, with amino-acid sequence MTILYTILAILAVIVVYVVVNSLRLKKAVTNLTQEQFIEGYRKAQLIDLREPKEFEAGHILGARNIPMTQFNTRHKEIRPDLPVYLYCQNSGRSSRAALNLKKKGYTQIYQLQGGFKTWTGKVKSK; translated from the coding sequence GTGACAATTTTATACACGATTTTAGCTATTTTAGCAGTCATCGTAGTGTATGTAGTAGTAAATTCACTACGCTTAAAAAAAGCCGTAACAAACTTAACACAAGAGCAATTTATTGAAGGCTACCGTAAAGCACAATTAATTGATTTACGTGAACCAAAAGAATTCGAAGCAGGACACATTTTAGGCGCTCGTAACATCCCTATGACACAATTTAACACACGTCATAAGGAGATTCGTCCAGATCTACCAGTATATCTTTACTGCCAAAACTCTGGTCGTAGCTCTCGTGCTGCATTAAACTTAAAGAAAAAAGGCTACACACAAATTTACCAACTTCAAGGTGGGTTTAAAACTTGGACAGGTAAAGTTAAATCAAAATAA
- the gcvPA gene encoding aminomethyl-transferring glycine dehydrogenase subunit GcvPA, translating into MNHRYLPMTEQDKREMLERIGVASIDELFADIPEKVRFQGLYNIKEAKSEAALMKELAQLAGKNKDTASNVSFLGAGVYNHYKPVIVDHVISRSEFYTAYTPYQPEISQGELQAIFEFQTMIAELTGMDLANSSMYDGGTALAEAGMLAAGHTRRKKLIVSGAVHPEYKDVVATYAYGQSIEIVTVPTKDGVTDVEALKGLVDDQTAGVIVQYPNFFGQIENLQTLADITHEAKGLFIVSANPLSLGVLTPPGKLGADITVGDAQPFGIAEAFGGPHCGFFAVTNKLMRKVPGRLVGETVDQDGRRGYVLTLQAREQHIRRDKATSNICSNQALLALAASVAMTALGKQGVQEMAKQNIVKTRFAKNAFEAAGFEVAYQGAHFNEIVVKTNKSVTEINKALIEKGIIGGFDLGRVYPELENHALIAVTEIRTKEEILQLVAEMGAHNA; encoded by the coding sequence ATGAATCATCGTTATTTACCAATGACGGAACAAGATAAGCGAGAAATGTTAGAGCGCATCGGTGTTGCTTCAATTGATGAGCTATTTGCTGACATTCCAGAGAAAGTACGTTTCCAAGGTCTTTATAATATTAAAGAAGCAAAATCGGAAGCGGCATTAATGAAAGAATTAGCGCAATTAGCTGGAAAAAACAAAGATACAGCTTCTAATGTGTCATTCCTAGGTGCAGGAGTATACAACCATTATAAGCCCGTAATTGTTGACCATGTCATTTCTCGTTCTGAATTTTATACTGCATACACACCGTATCAACCAGAAATTTCACAAGGGGAATTACAGGCAATTTTCGAATTCCAAACAATGATTGCAGAGTTAACAGGCATGGATCTTGCCAACTCTTCAATGTATGATGGCGGTACAGCATTAGCAGAAGCGGGAATGCTTGCAGCAGGTCATACACGACGTAAAAAATTAATTGTTTCAGGTGCCGTTCACCCAGAATATAAAGACGTTGTAGCAACTTATGCATATGGGCAATCGATTGAAATCGTAACCGTGCCAACAAAAGACGGTGTTACAGATGTTGAGGCATTAAAAGGATTAGTAGATGATCAAACGGCTGGTGTAATCGTACAATATCCGAACTTCTTCGGCCAAATTGAAAACCTTCAAACATTGGCTGATATTACGCATGAAGCAAAGGGCTTGTTTATTGTATCAGCAAACCCGTTATCTCTTGGCGTTTTAACACCACCTGGTAAATTAGGCGCAGACATTACAGTTGGAGACGCCCAACCATTCGGAATTGCAGAAGCGTTTGGTGGCCCTCACTGTGGATTCTTCGCAGTAACAAACAAATTAATGCGTAAAGTACCAGGTCGTTTAGTTGGTGAGACAGTGGACCAAGATGGTCGACGTGGTTATGTATTAACATTACAAGCACGTGAGCAACATATTCGTCGTGATAAAGCTACTTCGAATATCTGTTCAAACCAAGCATTACTTGCCCTTGCAGCTTCTGTAGCTATGACTGCACTTGGAAAACAAGGGGTACAAGAAATGGCGAAGCAAAACATCGTGAAAACACGTTTTGCAAAAAATGCATTTGAAGCAGCTGGCTTTGAAGTAGCTTACCAAGGCGCACACTTCAATGAAATCGTTGTAAAAACAAATAAATCTGTAACCGAAATTAACAAAGCGTTAATTGAAAAAGGTATTATCGGTGGCTTTGATTTAGGTCGTGTCTATCCAGAATTAGAAAACCATGCGTTAATTGCAGTAACAGAAATTCGTACAAAAGAAGAAATCTTGCAATTAGTTGCAGAAATGGGGGCTCACAATGCATAA